The Moraxella osloensis genome contains a region encoding:
- a CDS encoding NAD+ synthase, whose amino-acid sequence MVGLKIAVAQQQFIVGDVINNAKKMVELAKDARDKGANIIVFPELSLLGYPPEDLLLRPSLASRVKLAFEVLYTVKDIVMLVGYPHIDPNGTFNSVAIIHNGQQKGFYHKQCLPNYGVFDERRYFNTGHNQVLFDYQGLTIGLLICEDLWQDAPIRALKEKGAEIIISLNASPFEQNKQEQRKALLKSRATEYNIPIVYANSVGGQDDLVFDGGSMVVNAQGKIVQEAPRFLQHTLYVVARHDAQSGQVILSEQRKSPLALSQIAETYQALVVGLRDYVNHSGFKGVLVGLSGGIDSALTLCIAVDALGADKVYAVMMPYEYTSQISLQDAQAQAHRLNVSYTVCPIHAAVEGMRHTLAPMFSNTTADTTEENIQARARGMILMALSNKFGHLVITTGNKSEMAVGYATLYGDMAGGFDVLKDVYKTQVYALANYRNRLEETPVIPERVITRPPSAELRPDQKDQDSLPDYDTLDKMLELYIDRDFGYDAIVEAGYDKDVVKKVLSMVDRNEYKRRQAPIGTKITHRAFGRERRYPLVNHWSLEFPKL is encoded by the coding sequence ATGGTGGGGCTAAAAATTGCGGTGGCACAGCAGCAATTTATTGTCGGTGATGTCATCAATAATGCCAAAAAAATGGTAGAGCTGGCTAAAGATGCCCGTGACAAGGGGGCTAATATCATTGTCTTTCCTGAGTTGTCACTGCTGGGTTATCCGCCGGAAGATTTGTTATTACGTCCAAGTCTTGCCTCACGCGTGAAACTTGCTTTTGAAGTGCTCTACACAGTAAAAGATATCGTCATGCTAGTGGGTTATCCGCACATTGACCCAAATGGCACGTTTAATTCAGTGGCTATCATTCACAATGGTCAGCAAAAAGGCTTTTATCACAAACAATGCCTGCCAAACTATGGCGTGTTTGATGAACGCCGCTATTTTAATACCGGTCACAACCAAGTGTTATTTGACTATCAAGGGCTGACCATCGGACTACTTATCTGTGAAGATTTATGGCAAGACGCGCCCATTCGCGCACTGAAAGAAAAAGGTGCGGAAATCATCATCAGCCTCAATGCCTCGCCCTTTGAGCAAAACAAGCAAGAACAACGTAAGGCTTTATTAAAAAGTCGTGCGACTGAATACAATATCCCGATTGTGTATGCCAATAGCGTGGGCGGTCAAGATGACTTGGTGTTTGATGGCGGCTCGATGGTCGTCAACGCTCAAGGTAAAATCGTGCAAGAAGCGCCAAGATTTTTGCAGCATACGCTGTATGTGGTTGCTCGTCACGATGCCCAAAGCGGTCAAGTGATATTATCAGAACAGCGCAAATCACCGCTTGCGCTCAGCCAAATCGCTGAAACTTATCAAGCGCTGGTTGTCGGCTTGCGTGATTATGTCAATCATTCTGGCTTTAAAGGCGTATTGGTTGGGTTGTCAGGCGGGATAGACTCGGCGCTCACGCTATGTATTGCCGTTGATGCCTTAGGTGCAGATAAAGTTTATGCGGTCATGATGCCCTATGAGTACACCTCGCAAATCAGCCTACAAGACGCACAAGCACAGGCACACCGACTCAACGTGTCTTATACTGTGTGCCCGATTCATGCCGCCGTTGAAGGTATGCGTCATACGCTAGCGCCAATGTTTAGCAACACCACCGCCGACACCACGGAAGAAAATATCCAAGCCCGTGCGCGTGGCATGATTTTGATGGCATTGTCCAACAAATTTGGTCATCTAGTCATCACCACTGGCAACAAGTCAGAGATGGCCGTGGGCTATGCGACACTATATGGGGATATGGCAGGCGGATTTGATGTATTAAAAGATGTGTATAAAACCCAAGTATATGCTCTCGCCAACTATCGCAACCGCCTAGAAGAAACGCCCGTGATTCCCGAGCGTGTGATTACGCGTCCGCCTTCTGCCGAGCTTCGCCCTGACCAAAAAGACCAAGACAGTCTGCCTGATTATGATACCCTCGATAAAATGCTGGAGCTGTATATCGATCGCGACTTTGGGTATGATGCGATTGTAGAAGCCGGTTATGATAAAGACGTGGTGAAAAAAGTACTCAGTATGGTAGACCGCAATGAATACAAACGTCGTCAAGCGCCGATTGGCACCAAGATTACCCACCGCGCCTTTGGGCGTGAACGTCGCTACCCACTCGTCAATCATTGGTCGCTAGAGTTTCCAAAACTTTAA
- a CDS encoding aminopeptidase P N-terminal domain-containing protein, whose protein sequence is MSNQLTIQLLPKLPQSQFAKRRAKLAEALPNNSIAILQTAPAHIRNNDAEYKYRADSSFFYLTGFAEPESVMVLEKTDHAVNYTLFLREKDKLREIWDGKRVGLEGATAEFGADKAIAIGKIDEVMPTLIFGKKHVFARFNNELIGWLNQAKQLQRGEGMVDTVTNIDSLINEMRLIKDESEIARMKVAAQISAYGHIRAMQSVAPLMQKNQGNESRLEAEVNYAFAQYGCVPSYNSIVAGGDNANILHYVENDQPLHDGDLVMIDAGAEYQHYAGDISRTFPVSGKFSDVQKQVYDIVLNANIAAINSLKAGEHSKIHHETALKVLTQGLIELGILTGDVDKLIADKAYLPFYMHGTGHWLGLDVHDAGRYNGDDGKPRKLEKGMVITVEPGLYFAHDNALVPKKYRGIGIRIEDDVVITDGEPLVLTHDVPKTTEAIEALMQQKVDS, encoded by the coding sequence ATGTCAAATCAATTAACCATACAGTTGTTACCCAAGCTCCCCCAAAGCCAATTTGCCAAACGCCGTGCTAAACTTGCTGAAGCCTTGCCAAACAATAGCATTGCGATTTTGCAAACCGCACCTGCGCATATCCGCAACAACGATGCTGAGTACAAATACCGCGCCGACAGCAGTTTTTTCTACCTGACAGGCTTTGCCGAGCCAGAATCAGTCATGGTTTTGGAAAAAACTGACCATGCCGTCAACTACACGTTATTTTTACGTGAGAAAGACAAACTACGTGAGATTTGGGATGGTAAACGGGTAGGGCTTGAGGGGGCAACCGCAGAATTTGGCGCGGATAAAGCGATTGCCATTGGCAAAATTGATGAGGTGATGCCGACCCTGATTTTTGGTAAAAAACACGTGTTTGCCCGCTTTAATAATGAGCTGATTGGCTGGCTTAATCAAGCCAAACAGCTGCAGCGCGGCGAAGGTATGGTCGATACCGTCACCAATATTGACAGCCTTATCAATGAAATGCGGCTGATAAAAGATGAGTCTGAAATTGCACGCATGAAAGTCGCTGCCCAAATCAGTGCTTACGGGCATATTCGTGCCATGCAAAGTGTGGCACCCTTGATGCAGAAAAATCAGGGCAATGAAAGCCGACTGGAAGCTGAAGTCAATTATGCTTTTGCCCAATACGGCTGCGTACCCTCTTATAATAGCATCGTGGCTGGCGGCGACAATGCCAATATTTTGCACTATGTCGAAAACGACCAACCGCTGCACGACGGCGACTTGGTGATGATAGATGCGGGCGCCGAATACCAACATTATGCCGGTGATATCAGCCGTACTTTTCCTGTGAGTGGCAAGTTCAGCGACGTGCAAAAACAAGTGTATGATATTGTGCTCAATGCCAATATCGCCGCCATCAACAGCCTAAAAGCAGGCGAGCATAGCAAAATCCATCATGAAACTGCGCTCAAAGTCCTGACCCAAGGCTTGATTGAGTTGGGGATTTTGACAGGCGATGTCGATAAGTTAATTGCCGATAAAGCCTACTTGCCGTTTTATATGCATGGCACAGGGCATTGGCTTGGCTTAGATGTGCACGATGCAGGGCGCTACAATGGCGACGACGGTAAACCCAGAAAGCTTGAGAAAGGCATGGTGATTACCGTTGAGCCAGGCTTGTATTTCGCCCATGACAATGCATTGGTACCCAAGAAATATCGGGGTATTGGCATTCGGATTGAGGATGATGTGGTCATTACCGACGGTGAGCCGCTGGTGCTCACCCATGACGTACCAAAAACAACGGAGGCGATTGAAGCGCTCATGCAGCAAAAAGTTGATTCATAG
- a CDS encoding cell division protein ZapA codes for MASAQSIKKVDILINGRSYTINCPESEEPALQRAASYINQFMQEVRRQAPQLPQEQLLVLCALTLFEKSENLQRYQENESQAQDLVGKMLADVARFA; via the coding sequence ATGGCATCTGCCCAAAGCATTAAAAAAGTTGATATCCTGATCAATGGTCGTAGCTATACCATCAACTGCCCAGAATCTGAAGAGCCTGCGTTGCAGCGTGCGGCAAGCTATATTAACCAGTTTATGCAAGAGGTACGCCGCCAAGCGCCTCAGCTACCACAAGAACAATTATTGGTACTGTGCGCGCTGACCTTGTTTGAAAAATCAGAAAACTTACAACGCTATCAAGAAAACGAAAGCCAAGCGCAAGACCTGGTGGGGAAAATGTTAGCAGACGTTGCCCGTTTTGCCTAA
- a CDS encoding UPF0149 family protein, whose product MDDYISGWQDWTKAFEDWHDVTISELHGLISGVLSVCDAPTEQEWQLLLTELSFTELEPKALEIVTEEGEDMVAVLTDDADSYQFMPLLPDDDHPLYERLMALKNWANGFLTGFGITDSALRPEENTLFNDLAKIGALRIDVYDEALQGTDNAEGEIEYMELLEFVRMIPVSVSQGRVRKSVAKLPLIAGFAMNRPVGKAQEVDEAHLDFIEQLRDDELDWEAEKDTNDDFVTHMVIDAMTGKKPN is encoded by the coding sequence ATGGATGATTATATTTCGGGTTGGCAGGATTGGACAAAAGCATTTGAGGATTGGCATGACGTCACAATTAGTGAGTTACATGGGCTAATTTCAGGGGTGCTCAGTGTGTGTGATGCGCCAACCGAGCAAGAGTGGCAACTGCTACTGACTGAGCTGAGCTTTACCGAGCTTGAGCCAAAAGCGTTAGAGATAGTGACCGAAGAGGGCGAGGATATGGTGGCGGTGTTAACCGATGATGCTGATAGCTATCAGTTTATGCCGCTTTTGCCCGATGATGACCATCCACTGTATGAGCGTTTGATGGCACTTAAGAACTGGGCAAATGGCTTTTTGACAGGCTTTGGCATCACTGATAGTGCGCTACGTCCGGAAGAAAATACCCTATTTAATGACTTGGCAAAAATCGGCGCGCTGCGGATTGATGTGTATGATGAGGCGCTGCAAGGGACAGACAATGCTGAAGGCGAAATTGAATATATGGAGCTACTTGAGTTTGTGCGCATGATTCCTGTGAGTGTGTCACAAGGGCGAGTGCGTAAATCAGTCGCCAAGTTGCCGCTCATCGCAGGATTTGCCATGAATCGCCCTGTAGGCAAAGCCCAAGAGGTTGATGAGGCGCATTTGGATTTTATTGAGCAGCTACGTGATGATGAACTCGATTGGGAAGCAGAAAAAGATACCAATGATGATTTTGTTACCCATATGGTCATAGATGCCATGACCGGTAAAAAGCCGAATTGA
- the argE gene encoding acetylornithine deacetylase: protein MGYPSNAVDWLTKLIGFNTVSRYSNLQLIEYVAGYCEQLGLSPRLTFNTDNTKANLFVTVPAMGKGDSVLTGGFVFSGHTDVVPVDGQAWDTDPFVATIMEDKLYGRGACDMKGFIACALTLLPTVVQASRDSTLNKPIHLALSYDEEVGCLGAPLLLADLKAQGIKPDYCIVGEPTMMKMVTAHKGIQVYRCRVHGKSVHSSLTPQGVNAISYASKIINFIDTLAEQLQQRNDQDMAFDVPFSTLSVGTISGGTATNIVPNLCEFTFDYRNLPHMNESQVIEPIRAFIKTLEPKMHAIDSDTGIELTRNENVPAMTDKDSQALQQLIENLVDEQQRHKVAYATEGGQFTNAGIPTVICGPGDIGNAHKANEFVSLNQLAKCESFLQQILQQCCDSH from the coding sequence ATGGGCTATCCATCCAACGCCGTAGACTGGTTAACAAAGCTGATTGGTTTTAATACTGTCAGTCGCTACTCCAATTTGCAATTGATTGAGTATGTGGCGGGCTATTGTGAGCAGTTGGGATTGTCGCCACGTTTGACCTTTAATACAGATAATACCAAAGCCAACCTCTTTGTGACTGTACCTGCGATGGGTAAGGGTGATAGCGTCCTGACAGGGGGATTTGTGTTTTCTGGGCATACCGATGTGGTGCCCGTTGATGGGCAGGCATGGGATACCGATCCGTTTGTGGCGACCATTATGGAAGATAAGCTATACGGGCGTGGGGCTTGTGATATGAAAGGCTTTATTGCTTGTGCCTTAACCCTGTTGCCCACTGTGGTGCAAGCAAGCCGCGATAGCACGCTCAACAAACCGATTCATTTGGCACTGTCGTATGATGAAGAAGTGGGCTGTTTGGGTGCGCCATTACTGCTTGCAGATTTAAAAGCCCAAGGGATTAAGCCCGACTACTGTATCGTCGGTGAGCCGACCATGATGAAAATGGTCACCGCGCATAAAGGCATCCAAGTGTATCGCTGCCGCGTGCATGGCAAATCAGTACATTCATCGCTGACCCCGCAAGGCGTCAATGCCATCAGCTATGCCAGCAAAATTATCAATTTTATTGATACACTTGCCGAACAATTGCAACAACGTAACGACCAAGACATGGCGTTTGACGTACCGTTTTCGACCTTGTCAGTGGGCACTATTAGCGGCGGTACAGCAACCAATATCGTGCCTAACCTGTGCGAATTTACCTTTGATTACCGTAATTTGCCGCACATGAATGAAAGCCAAGTGATTGAGCCGATTCGCGCCTTTATCAAAACCCTTGAGCCTAAGATGCACGCCATTGACAGCGACACGGGCATTGAGCTAACTCGCAACGAAAATGTCCCTGCGATGACCGATAAAGATAGCCAAGCCTTGCAACAGCTCATAGAAAATTTGGTGGATGAACAACAGCGCCATAAAGTGGCGTATGCCACCGAAGGCGGGCAGTTTACCAATGCAGGCATTCCGACGGTGATTTGCGGACCTGGCGATATTGGCAACGCCCATAAAGCCAATGAGTTTGTCAGTCTAAACCAATTAGCAAAATGCGAAAGCTTCTTACAGCAAATTCTTCAACAATGCTGTGACAGCCATTAA